The following coding sequences are from one Maridesulfovibrio bastinii DSM 16055 window:
- a CDS encoding chemotaxis protein CheX, which translates to MNVELAKPFIKATTDILSMMAMITPTAGKPFVKKSNVATGDVTGVVGFTGDMSGSVSISFDKACAIHVVKNMLGDDIQDLLQDVKDAVGEITNMVSGQARAGLNEMGHKLSGSTPTVIMGDNHTISHVTSGPVMAIPFKTDHGAFTIEFALE; encoded by the coding sequence ATGAATGTGGAACTGGCTAAACCTTTTATAAAAGCCACTACAGATATTTTATCCATGATGGCCATGATAACACCTACAGCTGGTAAGCCTTTCGTCAAAAAATCAAATGTAGCAACAGGCGATGTTACAGGTGTTGTCGGTTTTACGGGTGATATGAGCGGAAGTGTGTCCATCTCTTTCGATAAGGCCTGCGCCATACATGTGGTCAAAAACATGCTCGGAGATGATATTCAGGACCTTCTTCAGGATGTAAAAGACGCTGTGGGAGAAATCACCAACATGGTTTCAGGACAGGCAAGAGCAGGTCTTAATGAAATGGGCCACAAGCTTTCCGGCTCAACTCCGACAGTCATAATGGGAGACAACCACACCATTTCCCATGTCACTTCCGGTCCGGTAATGGCTATCCCCTTTAAAACCGATCACGGAGCTTTTACCATTGAATTTGCCTTAGAATAA
- a CDS encoding glutamine--tRNA ligase/YqeY domain fusion protein, whose product MSDINNDSVVGKNFITNIIDEHNESGRYDGRVATRFPPEPNGYLHIGHAKSICLNFGLALDYDGTCNMRFDDTNPVKEDVEYVDSIKEDVHWLGFDWDDRLHYTSDYFDKMYEYAVQLIKSGKAYVDSLTAEQIREYRGTLKEPGKNSPYRERSVEENLELFEGMKAGRYEEGEHVLRAKIDMASPNIVMRDPTLYRIRKAHHHRTGDKWCIYPMYDYAHCISDSIEGITHSICTLEFENNRPLYDWVLENLEVYRPQQIEFARLNLTYTVMSKRRLIQLVQEGHVSGWDDPRMSTISGMRRRGYPAEAIRNFCERIGVAKANNMVDFALLEFSVREALNSTSPRYMGVVNSLKVVIENYPEDQVEEFVFQNNPEDPEAGSRMVPFSRELYIEREDFREDAPKKFFRLAPGREVRLRYAYYVTCTDVVKDENGEVVELRCTYDPKTKGGWSDDGRKVKGTLHWVSVAHAVKTEVRLYDHLFTKENPMDTSDGSDFKDHINPDSLKVLNECYVEPALGDVEPGFKCQFERVGYFCADYDYTKEKPVFNRTATLRDTWKKIEKKQK is encoded by the coding sequence ATGTCTGATATCAACAACGACTCTGTTGTAGGAAAAAATTTTATTACCAACATAATTGATGAACACAATGAATCCGGCAGATATGACGGCCGGGTTGCTACACGTTTTCCTCCGGAGCCGAACGGCTATCTTCATATAGGACATGCAAAATCCATCTGTCTCAATTTCGGACTAGCTCTTGATTATGATGGAACATGCAACATGCGCTTTGATGATACAAATCCAGTTAAAGAAGATGTTGAATATGTGGATTCCATCAAGGAAGATGTCCACTGGCTTGGTTTCGACTGGGACGACCGTCTTCATTATACATCAGATTATTTCGATAAAATGTATGAATATGCCGTGCAGCTTATTAAAAGCGGTAAAGCGTATGTGGATAGCCTGACTGCCGAGCAGATCAGGGAATATCGCGGCACACTCAAAGAACCCGGTAAAAACAGTCCTTACCGCGAGCGCAGCGTTGAAGAAAATCTTGAACTTTTTGAAGGGATGAAAGCTGGACGCTATGAAGAAGGCGAACATGTTTTGAGAGCTAAAATCGACATGGCTTCTCCTAACATAGTTATGCGTGATCCCACTCTTTATAGAATCCGTAAGGCCCACCACCACAGAACCGGGGATAAATGGTGTATTTATCCCATGTACGATTATGCCCACTGCATATCCGATTCAATTGAAGGGATAACCCATTCAATCTGCACTCTGGAATTTGAAAACAACCGTCCCCTCTATGACTGGGTGCTTGAAAATCTTGAAGTATACCGCCCGCAGCAGATAGAGTTCGCCCGTCTTAATCTGACCTATACCGTAATGAGTAAGCGCCGTCTTATTCAGCTTGTTCAGGAAGGGCATGTAAGTGGTTGGGATGATCCTAGAATGTCAACTATTTCCGGTATGAGACGCCGTGGATATCCTGCTGAGGCAATTAGAAATTTCTGCGAAAGAATCGGTGTAGCCAAAGCAAACAATATGGTTGATTTCGCCTTGCTGGAGTTCTCCGTTCGTGAAGCTCTGAACTCTACCTCTCCCAGATATATGGGGGTTGTGAATTCTCTCAAGGTCGTTATTGAAAATTACCCCGAGGATCAGGTTGAAGAATTTGTGTTTCAGAACAATCCGGAAGATCCTGAAGCCGGTTCGCGCATGGTTCCGTTTTCGCGGGAGCTTTATATCGAGCGTGAAGATTTCAGAGAGGATGCCCCTAAAAAATTCTTCAGGCTGGCTCCGGGCCGCGAAGTCCGTCTGCGCTACGCCTACTATGTGACATGCACTGATGTTGTAAAAGATGAAAACGGCGAAGTAGTTGAACTGCGCTGTACTTATGATCCCAAAACAAAGGGTGGCTGGTCTGATGACGGAAGAAAAGTTAAGGGAACCCTGCACTGGGTTTCTGTAGCCCATGCCGTAAAAACAGAAGTCAGACTTTATGACCACCTTTTTACAAAAGAAAATCCTATGGATACCAGTGATGGTTCCGACTTTAAGGATCACATCAATCCTGACTCACTGAAAGTGCTTAATGAATGCTATGTTGAGCCTGCTCTGGGCGATGTTGAACCGGGATTCAAGTGCCAGTTTGAACGCGTTGGTTATTTTTGTGCTGACTATGATTATACTAAGGAAAAACCTGTATTCAATCGCACGGCCACACTGCGTGATACCTGGAAAAAAATAGAAAAGAAGCAGAAGTAA
- the hydF gene encoding [FeFe] hydrogenase H-cluster maturation GTPase HydF: MSESSEGERLAIAIAGRGNVGKSSLIRSLSGIKELPLERENEKNDMYPLTRMELGSLGPVTVYDTDAHAPDSDESKAVRNALYGVDVAVIVTDEQGITPEERDIISLLTERGVPCVMAFNKADIRRPSLADMEFCGSRGIRFVATSTVDGRGIDRLRKAVLALAPEENMLDPVLARDLMGKGDFVVCVVSEDPVSPKGRLGLPKSQVLREILDVGGIAVIVKESELYQTIAGQKRRPALVISDSQSVNKVFGLVPDEVPVTTFHILFARHKGNLEQLVRGANAIDDLKDGDKVLIVEACPHHPAAEDLSKEMIPDRIISRTGKKIIFESKTGCGLPLDLNSYSLVVHCGACMTERADMLRRIRDCERQNVPITNYGLAVAKVDGVLKRLLQPFMKDVPEINTRPTGMVNVYRGSNSQALYLVVPSEAYPEKIVPFNMMYLFGDVELTKDKIGFSSLPFARGGQQKIKKCVKENGFCFYKWPGRVLGADLGQFFDLPEEGEVVEE, translated from the coding sequence ATGAGTGAATCCTCAGAAGGTGAGAGACTGGCTATAGCTATTGCCGGCCGTGGTAATGTCGGTAAATCATCATTGATAAGGTCTCTTTCAGGAATAAAAGAATTACCTCTTGAGCGTGAAAACGAAAAAAATGATATGTATCCGTTGACCAGAATGGAACTTGGGTCATTAGGTCCGGTTACTGTTTATGATACGGATGCTCACGCACCTGACAGCGATGAATCCAAGGCTGTCAGAAATGCTCTTTACGGGGTTGATGTTGCCGTAATTGTTACTGATGAACAGGGTATTACTCCCGAAGAGCGGGATATAATTTCTCTGCTTACAGAGCGTGGTGTGCCTTGTGTTATGGCCTTTAACAAGGCAGATATCAGACGCCCGAGCCTTGCTGATATGGAATTCTGCGGTTCACGCGGAATTAGGTTTGTGGCCACATCCACCGTTGACGGAAGAGGCATTGACCGTCTCAGAAAAGCTGTACTTGCCCTTGCACCGGAAGAAAATATGCTTGATCCGGTTCTTGCAAGGGACCTTATGGGCAAGGGCGATTTTGTTGTCTGCGTTGTCTCGGAGGATCCCGTTTCGCCTAAAGGGCGCCTCGGTTTACCTAAATCTCAGGTTCTGCGTGAGATTCTTGATGTTGGCGGAATAGCAGTTATAGTCAAAGAAAGTGAACTTTATCAGACTATTGCGGGGCAGAAAAGACGCCCGGCTCTGGTAATTTCAGACTCTCAGTCAGTAAATAAAGTTTTCGGGCTTGTTCCTGATGAAGTTCCCGTGACAACTTTCCATATTTTGTTTGCCAGACATAAAGGTAATCTTGAACAACTGGTTCGGGGCGCAAATGCCATTGATGACCTTAAAGATGGTGACAAGGTTCTTATTGTCGAAGCCTGCCCGCATCATCCCGCAGCGGAAGATCTTAGCAAGGAAATGATTCCTGACAGGATTATAAGCCGCACAGGTAAAAAAATTATTTTTGAATCTAAAACAGGATGCGGATTGCCTCTTGATTTAAATAGTTACAGTCTTGTTGTTCATTGCGGAGCATGTATGACGGAACGTGCGGACATGCTTAGACGTATCAGAGATTGTGAAAGACAGAATGTTCCCATAACAAACTACGGTCTTGCAGTAGCAAAGGTTGATGGAGTCTTGAAAAGACTTCTACAACCGTTTATGAAGGACGTACCGGAAATAAATACAAGACCGACAGGAATGGTGAATGTATATAGAGGCAGTAATTCGCAGGCTCTTTATCTTGTTGTCCCTTCAGAAGCTTATCCTGAAAAGATTGTTCCTTTTAATATGATGTATCTTTTCGGTGATGTAGAGCTTACTAAAGATAAAATAGGGTTCAGTTCTCTGCCTTTTGCCAGAGGTGGACAGCAGAAAATTAAAAAATGCGTTAAAGAAAACGGATTTTGCTTTTATAAATGGCCCGGTCGTGTTCTCGGTGCTGACCTTGGTCAGTTTTTTGATCTTCCTGAAGAAGGAGAAGTTGTCGAAGAGTAG
- a CDS encoding ATP-binding protein: MLKVNGARARITLGVILILLVTLAPVAFFIINDARNVCLRRIEDKAAWTISHVADVIKEFPGENTVRIKKFIKDVCEDPDIAYCKVYGPTGYPIAEFGSEYLLGGDPVKKFEKKIIRDGYILGTVLLGVKMEGVFARTRVAFYEVCILILFVLVVVGIIIRFFLDRFFVSPVVDLARIAADIGRKKFTEIPDSKRHDEIGDLQRAVGFASRRMRKFYNELEDKVEERTRDLELSNIQLRDEIVERSRVQAHLKATLEELSGVNRQLLKARDSAEQASRFKSRFMAMMSHEVRTPMNSIMGMTELLRESDLNFDQKYFVGNIVASSENLLKIIDDILGMVSLETSQVELASREFDPVKLAGNICKKIEPPANSKEIELDFSFSADTPRSVLGDKERVGKILENVISNAVKFTSRGEVCVRLEVENIYKRWIRLLFIVKDTGIGIPEDKRGLIFDSFTQADNSTSREFGGTGLGLAIAAGLVNLMDGKIWFESQIDKGSIFYISLPLNLP, translated from the coding sequence ATGCTCAAAGTGAATGGTGCGCGAGCAAGAATAACGCTTGGGGTTATTCTTATACTTCTTGTTACTCTGGCACCGGTTGCTTTTTTTATAATAAATGATGCCCGCAATGTATGCCTTAGGCGTATCGAAGATAAGGCGGCATGGACTATTTCCCATGTTGCTGACGTTATAAAAGAGTTTCCGGGTGAGAATACTGTAAGGATAAAGAAGTTTATCAAAGATGTCTGTGAAGACCCTGACATTGCTTATTGCAAAGTTTATGGTCCGACAGGATACCCTATTGCCGAATTCGGGTCTGAATATCTTTTAGGCGGAGACCCTGTTAAAAAATTTGAAAAAAAGATTATCAGGGATGGATATATCCTCGGAACAGTTCTGCTTGGCGTCAAAATGGAGGGGGTCTTTGCCAGAACAAGGGTTGCATTCTATGAAGTCTGTATTCTGATTTTATTTGTTCTGGTCGTTGTGGGAATAATTATAAGATTTTTTCTGGATAGATTTTTTGTTTCCCCGGTCGTTGATCTTGCCCGTATCGCCGCAGATATAGGGAGAAAAAAATTTACCGAGATTCCCGATTCAAAAAGACATGATGAAATCGGTGATCTGCAAAGAGCTGTCGGCTTTGCAAGCCGGAGAATGAGAAAATTTTATAATGAACTTGAAGACAAGGTTGAAGAAAGAACAAGGGATCTTGAGCTTTCAAATATTCAACTGCGCGATGAAATTGTTGAACGTTCCAGGGTTCAGGCTCATCTGAAAGCAACATTGGAAGAACTTTCCGGAGTTAACAGGCAGCTACTCAAGGCCAGAGATTCAGCGGAGCAGGCAAGCAGGTTTAAAAGCCGCTTTATGGCTATGATGAGCCATGAAGTACGGACTCCCATGAATTCCATTATGGGAATGACAGAACTGCTGCGGGAAAGTGATCTGAATTTTGATCAGAAATATTTTGTGGGTAATATCGTTGCATCCAGTGAAAATCTCCTTAAAATAATTGATGATATTCTTGGAATGGTAAGTCTGGAAACTTCTCAGGTTGAGCTTGCTTCAAGAGAATTTGATCCTGTAAAACTTGCAGGAAATATTTGTAAAAAAATAGAACCACCTGCAAATTCCAAGGAAATAGAACTAGATTTCAGTTTTTCGGCTGATACCCCCCGCAGTGTATTGGGAGACAAAGAGCGGGTTGGAAAAATTCTGGAAAATGTTATCAGCAATGCGGTCAAATTTACTTCGCGCGGGGAAGTCTGTGTCCGCCTTGAAGTCGAAAATATATATAAGCGTTGGATCCGGCTGCTGTTTATAGTCAAAGACACTGGAATTGGAATCCCTGAAGACAAACGCGGGCTTATCTTTGACAGTTTTACTCAGGCTGATAACTCCACTTCAAGAGAGTTCGGCGGAACAGGGCTGGGGCTGGCCATTGCTGCCGGGCTGGTAAATCTGATGGACGGCAAAATATGGTTTGAGAGTCAAATTGATAAAGGAAGTATTTTTTATATATCCCTCCCGCTTAACCTCCCCTGA
- a CDS encoding bile acid:sodium symporter family protein has translation MTGLICSKIEKHFLLIAIVLSVAAYIHPPLFIWIKPHIALCLGIIMFGMGLTLEVGDFLAAFKSWRTVGLGVLLQYTIMPLLAVGLSSLLSLPPDAVIGMVVVGSCPGGTASNVISHIAKANVALSVTITLVSTCLAPILTPAVIYLVLNQRVEIAFLPMVESVFWIVVFPLVDGLVIRRILRRHIDSVVYVFPSISIIVISMLIACIMGLNHDMLSTFPVLVFIAVALHNLGGLALGYGAARLARLSHKDSITLAIEVGMQNSGLGVALASKYFTAASALPGAVFSLWHNISGVCLANRFRRVVEAEKTAD, from the coding sequence ATGACCGGCCTGATATGCAGTAAAATTGAAAAACATTTTCTTCTCATAGCAATAGTTTTAAGTGTTGCAGCGTACATCCATCCGCCGCTTTTTATCTGGATCAAACCTCACATTGCATTATGCCTCGGTATTATCATGTTCGGTATGGGCCTGACCCTTGAAGTGGGGGACTTTCTGGCTGCTTTTAAAAGCTGGCGGACTGTCGGGCTTGGAGTTTTGCTGCAATATACAATAATGCCGCTGCTTGCTGTGGGATTATCGTCATTGCTGTCCCTTCCTCCTGATGCTGTGATAGGTATGGTGGTTGTGGGATCATGTCCGGGCGGAACTGCTTCCAATGTTATCTCCCATATTGCAAAAGCTAATGTCGCCCTGTCAGTTACCATAACTCTCGTTTCAACATGTCTGGCCCCGATTCTTACCCCGGCGGTTATCTATCTGGTGCTGAATCAGCGTGTTGAAATTGCTTTTCTGCCCATGGTTGAATCTGTTTTCTGGATAGTCGTTTTTCCGCTGGTTGACGGACTGGTTATCCGCAGGATTCTGCGCAGACATATTGATTCCGTTGTTTATGTCTTTCCATCTATTTCGATAATTGTAATTTCAATGCTCATCGCCTGCATCATGGGACTTAACCATGATATGCTTTCAACTTTCCCGGTTCTTGTGTTTATAGCCGTGGCTCTCCACAACCTTGGTGGTCTGGCTCTGGGGTATGGAGCTGCAAGGCTTGCCCGCCTTTCCCACAAGGACAGCATTACTCTGGCTATTGAAGTGGGGATGCAGAACTCCGGTTTAGGAGTTGCGCTGGCAAGTAAATATTTTACTGCTGCCAGTGCTCTGCCCGGGGCCGTGTTCAGCCTGTGGCATAATATTTCAGGAGTATGTCTGGCTAACCGTTTCCGTAGAGTTGTTGAAGCTGAAAAAACTGCTGATTAG
- a CDS encoding DUF523 domain-containing protein, whose product MKVVSACLAGISCRYDARGAVDEKVVELVKSGNAVPVCPEQLGGLPTPRPCCELKDGRVITANGIDVTENFIRGAEEALKIAEMCGADEALLKGGSPSCGCEQIYDGTFSGKKIPGEGIFAATLKAHGIKVKSV is encoded by the coding sequence GTGAAAGTTGTAAGTGCCTGTCTTGCTGGAATAAGCTGCCGGTATGATGCCCGCGGGGCTGTTGATGAAAAAGTAGTGGAACTTGTAAAATCAGGAAATGCTGTGCCGGTCTGCCCTGAGCAGCTTGGCGGGTTGCCCACACCTCGCCCATGCTGTGAGCTGAAGGATGGAAGAGTCATCACCGCAAACGGGATTGATGTTACGGAAAATTTCATTCGCGGGGCTGAAGAAGCTCTGAAGATAGCTGAGATGTGCGGAGCAGATGAGGCGTTGCTTAAAGGTGGATCACCTTCATGCGGATGTGAACAGATTTATGACGGCACATTCAGCGGAAAGAAAATTCCGGGCGAAGGTATTTTTGCCGCGACCTTGAAAGCGCACGGTATAAAGGTCAAATCTGTATAA
- a CDS encoding YkgJ family cysteine cluster protein, producing the protein MKKCRQCGTCCRKGGPALHVQDLELLKNKDGIDLTDLVTLRKGEMVYDQPVGAVIPLEQEIIKIKGTDGEWICSFFTPEGNTCGIYNKRPLECQLLFCEDPEPLLEVYSVDRLTRTDILPQGHPLVELIAEHDKKCPMDRVAEICSEIVNAEGEEQKNQKNLHHELLEMVSYDLSIRDLVVEKAGIPKNSLDFFFGRSLLRIIPSFGISAIPTVKGYTLRVNKRS; encoded by the coding sequence ATGAAAAAATGTAGACAATGCGGAACATGCTGCCGCAAAGGCGGACCGGCTCTTCATGTTCAGGACCTTGAACTGCTGAAAAACAAGGACGGAATTGACCTGACTGATCTTGTGACCCTCAGAAAAGGAGAAATGGTTTATGATCAGCCTGTTGGCGCGGTTATACCACTTGAGCAGGAAATCATAAAGATCAAGGGAACCGATGGAGAATGGATATGTTCTTTTTTCACTCCGGAAGGTAACACCTGCGGCATTTACAACAAAAGACCTCTGGAATGCCAGCTCCTGTTCTGCGAGGACCCCGAGCCTCTGCTTGAAGTCTACAGTGTTGACAGGCTGACAAGGACGGATATTCTCCCTCAGGGACATCCGCTCGTGGAACTGATTGCCGAGCACGACAAGAAATGTCCTATGGACAGGGTTGCTGAAATATGTTCGGAAATTGTCAATGCTGAAGGCGAAGAGCAGAAAAATCAGAAAAATCTGCACCATGAACTTCTTGAAATGGTAAGCTATGATCTGAGCATACGTGATCTTGTTGTTGAAAAAGCCGGCATTCCCAAAAACTCGCTGGACTTTTTCTTCGGCAGATCGCTGCTGAGAATCATTCCGTCATTCGGCATATCCGCAATTCCTACGGTAAAAGGATATACACTCAGAGTTAATAAAAGGAGCTGA
- the dsrA gene encoding dissimilatory-type sulfite reductase subunit alpha, producing the protein MAKHETPLLDQLESGPWPSFVADIKQQAEVRAKNEEGIELQIPEEVCDDLLGVLELSYSDGETHWKHGGIVGVFGYGGGVIGRYCDQPEQFPGVAHFHTVRVAQPNGKYYTTEFLRNIMKIWEMRGSGLTNMHGSTGDIVFLGTTTPQLEEIFYELTHDVEVDLGGSGSNLRTPASCLGKSRCEYACYDTQAACYDLTMEYQDELHRPAFPYKFKFKFDGCPNGCVAAMARSDFSVVGIWRDEIRIDQEAVAAYVGGEFAPNAGAHSGRDWGKFDIQKEVVDLCPGKCIKYEDGKLSINDKECMHCMHCINTMPRALMIGNDRGASILCGAKAPILDGPQLSSLLVPFIKVEEPFDELKELIENIWDWWMEEGKNRERLGETMRRMGFQKLLEVTGIEADARHVQEPRHNPYIFWKADEVEGSWDRDINEYRKRHQR; encoded by the coding sequence ATGGCGAAACATGAAACTCCCTTGTTGGACCAGCTTGAAAGCGGCCCCTGGCCGAGCTTTGTAGCTGATATCAAACAGCAAGCTGAAGTTAGAGCCAAAAACGAGGAAGGCATTGAACTTCAGATCCCCGAGGAAGTCTGCGACGACCTTCTTGGTGTTCTCGAGTTGTCCTATTCCGATGGTGAAACTCACTGGAAGCACGGCGGAATCGTTGGTGTTTTCGGTTATGGTGGTGGTGTTATCGGTCGTTATTGCGACCAGCCTGAACAGTTCCCCGGTGTTGCTCATTTCCACACCGTGCGTGTTGCTCAGCCTAACGGTAAATACTACACAACAGAATTTCTGCGCAACATCATGAAAATCTGGGAAATGCGTGGTTCCGGTCTGACCAACATGCATGGTTCAACCGGTGACATCGTTTTCCTTGGTACCACAACACCGCAGCTCGAAGAAATTTTCTACGAACTGACTCACGATGTTGAAGTTGACCTCGGTGGTTCAGGTTCCAACCTGCGTACACCTGCCAGCTGCCTTGGTAAATCACGTTGTGAATATGCTTGTTACGACACTCAGGCCGCTTGTTACGACCTGACAATGGAATATCAGGATGAACTTCACCGTCCCGCTTTCCCCTACAAATTCAAATTCAAGTTTGATGGTTGTCCTAACGGCTGTGTTGCTGCTATGGCACGTTCAGACTTCTCTGTTGTAGGTATCTGGCGTGACGAAATCCGCATCGACCAGGAAGCTGTTGCAGCTTACGTCGGCGGTGAATTTGCTCCTAACGCCGGCGCTCACTCCGGTCGTGACTGGGGTAAGTTTGATATCCAGAAAGAAGTTGTTGATCTCTGCCCCGGCAAGTGCATCAAGTACGAAGACGGCAAGCTCTCAATCAATGACAAAGAATGTATGCATTGCATGCACTGCATCAACACAATGCCTCGCGCACTGATGATCGGTAACGATCGTGGTGCATCCATCCTCTGCGGTGCTAAGGCTCCTATCCTTGATGGTCCTCAGCTCAGCTCCCTTCTCGTTCCTTTCATCAAAGTTGAAGAACCTTTTGATGAACTTAAGGAACTCATTGAGAATATCTGGGATTGGTGGATGGAAGAAGGTAAGAACCGTGAGCGTCTGGGTGAAACCATGCGTCGCATGGGCTTCCAGAAACTTCTCGAAGTCACCGGAATCGAAGCTGATGCAAGACACGTTCAGGAACCAAGACACAACCCCTACATCTTCTGGAAAGCAGATGAGGTTGAAGGCTCCTGGGATCGTGACATTAACGAATACAGAAAAAGACACCAGAGATAA
- the dsrB gene encoding dissimilatory-type sulfite reductase subunit beta, with protein MAFVSSGYNPDKPMENRNSDIGPRKFDEFLPPVIKKNFGAWKYHEILEPGILVHVAESGDEVYSVRCGTARLMSVVHIKEMCDIADKHCDGYLRFTTRNNVEFMVDSKDKVDALKADLLSRKFNGGSYKFPIGGTGAGVSNIVHTQGWVHCHTPATDASGTVKVIMDELFDEFTGHNMPAPVRIAVACCLNMCGACHCSDIAVVGIHRKPPLIDHEHLDNLCEIPLAVAACPTGAVRPSKVEVDGTTYKTVAIKEERCMFCGNCYTMCPSLPLSDSEGDGIALMVGGKISNRISQPKFSKVVVAYIPNEPPRWPTLTKTIRTIVDVYSKEANKYERLGDWAERIGWERFFEKTGIKFTKHLIDDFRDPAYYTWRQSTQFKF; from the coding sequence ATGGCGTTCGTTTCTTCTGGCTACAATCCAGATAAACCGATGGAAAACCGGAATTCGGACATTGGACCTCGTAAATTTGACGAGTTCCTTCCTCCGGTTATTAAGAAAAACTTTGGTGCGTGGAAATACCACGAAATCCTTGAACCCGGCATCCTTGTACACGTAGCTGAATCCGGCGACGAAGTTTACTCCGTTCGTTGTGGTACCGCTCGTCTCATGAGTGTTGTTCATATCAAGGAAATGTGTGACATCGCTGATAAACATTGCGATGGATACCTCCGCTTCACCACTCGTAACAACGTTGAGTTCATGGTTGACTCCAAGGATAAAGTTGACGCTCTTAAAGCTGATCTTCTTTCCCGCAAGTTCAACGGCGGCAGCTACAAGTTCCCCATCGGCGGAACTGGTGCCGGTGTTTCCAACATTGTTCACACTCAGGGTTGGGTTCACTGCCACACTCCCGCAACAGATGCTTCCGGTACCGTTAAGGTTATCATGGACGAACTGTTCGACGAGTTCACCGGCCACAACATGCCTGCTCCCGTACGCATCGCTGTTGCTTGCTGCCTGAACATGTGTGGTGCATGTCACTGCTCCGATATCGCAGTAGTTGGTATTCACCGTAAACCACCCCTTATCGACCACGAACACCTCGACAACCTCTGCGAGATTCCTCTTGCTGTTGCTGCTTGTCCTACCGGTGCTGTACGTCCTTCTAAAGTTGAAGTTGACGGAACCACTTACAAGACTGTTGCAATTAAAGAAGAGCGTTGCATGTTCTGCGGTAACTGCTACACAATGTGTCCTTCACTTCCCCTGTCCGACAGCGAAGGTGACGGTATCGCTCTGATGGTTGGTGGTAAAATATCCAACCGTATCAGCCAGCCTAAGTTCTCCAAGGTTGTAGTTGCCTACATCCCCAACGAACCTCCTCGCTGGCCTACACTGACTAAAACTATCCGCACTATTGTGGATGTTTACTCCAAAGAAGCCAACAAATACGAACGTCTGGGTGACTGGGCTGAACGTATCGGTTGGGAACGCTTCTTTGAAAAGACCGGCATCAAGTTCACTAAGCACCTGATCGACGATTTCCGTGATCCCGCTTACTACACTTGGCGTCAGTCAACTCAGTTCAAATTCTAA
- a CDS encoding dissimilatory sulfite reductase D family protein gives MESAKKTIIDFLESKSGSKSKFYFNDFTKLFPDSKGREVKKVLTALVKEEKVVYWSSGSTTMYGLAGAGKQAGAEGE, from the coding sequence ATGGAATCTGCAAAGAAAACCATTATTGACTTTTTGGAATCAAAATCTGGCTCCAAAAGTAAATTCTATTTCAATGACTTCACCAAACTTTTCCCGGATTCAAAAGGCCGTGAAGTCAAGAAAGTCCTGACCGCTCTGGTTAAGGAAGAAAAAGTTGTTTACTGGTCAAGCGGAAGTACCACTATGTATGGTCTTGCCGGTGCTGGTAAGCAGGCTGGAGCCGAAGGCGAATAG